Proteins from a single region of Hydra vulgaris chromosome 12, alternate assembly HydraT2T_AEP:
- the LOC100205142 gene encoding melanopsin-A, with protein sequence MASLFIIVLLSCLCGLSFTLNVTAVIAIISTKKNKDVCDIILMSLAVSDGVECTFGFSVELYGYATKNKTLQSETLCKINGFIVMYLALTSISHLVCLCLYRYILIVHSLKAQKFLTNPKQSALYFIIPSWIYGLFWSIAPISGWNEIIREKIDTHRCTINMSPDDDLKRSYLYSLTVFCFFVPVAIIIYCSLKAHLKLQNMWKLCVQISGEYAAITKATYKLERKHFISLGLIIGSFFAVWTPYALCILFLALQIQLPRVLLTCSALFAKSSTIINPTICCIIYKEYFKALRIKVQKLFRNHAVSPANL encoded by the coding sequence ATGGCttctttgtttataattgtattGCTATCTTGTTTATGTGGTTTATCTTTTACTCTTAACGTTACCGCTGTCATTGCAATTatctcaactaaaaaaaataaagatgtgtGTGATATAATTTTGATGAGTCTTGCAGTATCTGATGGCGTTGAATGCACATTTGGATTTTCAGTTGAACTCTACGGTTAtgctacaaaaaacaaaacgttACAAAGCGAAACCTTGTGTAAAATAAACGGATTTATTGTAATGTATCTAGCTCTGACTTCAATTTCTCATTTGGTTTGTTTATGTCTATATCGTTACATACTAATTGTGCACTCGTTAAAAGCGcagaaatttttaacaaacccTAAACAAAGCGCATTATACTTTATAATACCAAGTTGGATTTACGGATTGTTTTGGTCAATTGCACCAATATCTGGTTGGAATGAGATAATAAGAGAAAAAATAGATACACACAGATGTACAATTAATATGTCACCTGATGATGACTTAAAGCGTAGCTATTTATACTCGCTTACCGTGTTCTGTTTTTTTGTTCCTGTGGCCATTATTATTTACTGCAGCTTAAAAGCGCATTTAAAGCTTCAAAACATGTGGAAGTTGTGCGTACAGATTTCTGGCGAATATGCAGCTATCACAAAGGCTACATATAAAttagaaagaaaacattttatatcTCTCGGTCTAATCATAGGATCATTTTTTGCAGTTTGGACTCCATATGCGCTCTGTATTTTATTCCTTGCTCTTCAAATTCAACTACCAAGAGTTTTATTAACCTGCAGTGCATTATTTGCCAAGTCTTCAACAATTATCAATCCTACTATTTGCTGcataatttataaagaatattttaaagctttaagaaTTAAAGTTCAGAAACTTTTTAGAAACCATGCTGTTTCACCAGCTAATCTATAA
- the LOC100201535 gene encoding medium-wave-sensitive opsin 1, giving the protein MALVSITVLLSFLCGSSFILNATVIFVVLSKSSIDARDTILISLAICDGLQSIIGFPNEIYGYVNKDNPFKSEILCKTGGFVVMCLALTAVSHLVSSCIYRYAAIAYPMETQVLVTSSIKVALYLVLPNWIYGIFWSITPLLGWNEIVREKQDSYRCSINLYPDDQIKQSYLYALTFFCYFLPLSIIIYCITKVHLELRRMLRLSKQISGADASITKATYKLEKEHFVSVFLIVVSFFTVWTPYFICVCFLVYGRSLPSGFLSYCALFAKSSTIINPIVHCIVYKEFRQTAISKVRKFFRRPAVAPMVVSQLSTAAAPSLALSGL; this is encoded by the coding sequence atgGCATTGGTTTCTATTACCGTACTGTTATCTTTTTTATGTGGATCATCATTCATATTAAACGCTACAGTCATTTTCGTGGTACTTTCAAAAAGCTCTATTGACGCACGTGACACAATATTAATAAGTCTTGCAATATGCGATGGTTTGCAGAGCATTATTGGGTTTCCAAACGAGATTTATGGATATGTCAACAAAGATAATCCgtttaaaagtgaaattttatgcaaaactgGTGGTTTTGTTGTGATGTGTTTAGCTCTAACTGCTGTCTCACACTTAGTTAGTTCATGTATATACCGATACGCAGCAATTGCATATCCTATGGAAACACAAGTGCTTGTTACTAGCTCTATTAAAGTTgctttatatttagttttgcCAAATTGGATTTACGGAATATTTTGGTCAATAACTCCTTTATTGGGGTGGAATGAGATTGTACGTGAAAAACAAGATAGTTATAGGTGCTCAATTAATTTGTATCCCGATgatcaaataaaacaaagctATCTGTATGCACTTacttttttttgctactttttacCATTATCAATAATCATCTACTGTATAACAAAAGTGCATTTAGAACTTCGGCGCATGCTCAGATTAAGCAAGCAGATTTCAGGGGCAGATGCAAGTATTACGAAGGCTacatataaattagaaaaagaacATTTTGTGTCCGTTTTTCTTATTgtagtttcattttttactgtGTGGACTCCTTATTTTATTTGCGTTTGTTTCTTAGTTTATGGTCGTAGTCTACCTAGCGGCTTTTTAAGCTACTGTGCTTTGTTTGCAAAGTCATCAACAATCATCAACCCAATTGTTCATTGTATTGTGTACAAAGAGTTCCGTCAAACAGCAATAAGTAAAGTTCGAAAATTCTTTCGAAGGCCAGCTGTTGCACCAATGGTGGTGTCGCAACTTTCGACAGCAGCTGCACCGTCATTAGCGCTATCTGGATTATAA